GTCCTGTGTTCGCCAGGGGCGTGACCCCGCCCGCGCGGGCGCGGTGACCTCGGAAAGGTGCTGCACGCCCCGCTAGGCGGCCAGGGCGGTCTCGAAGGCGCGGTGCACGCCGGGCGAGAAGAGCACGAAGCGCACGGCGTCGATCGCCTCGGCATCCCCGAACCCCCGCACCGCCGCGACGGCGATGCGGGCCACGTCCGCGGCGTCCCACCCGTACGCCCCGGCGCTGATGGCCGGGAACGCGACCGTGCGCGCGCCGACGGCGACGGCGACGCCGAGCGCGTGGGTGAAGCAGGCGGCGAGCAGGGCGGGGTCGCGCTCCCCGCGGTGCGCATTCGGCCCCACGGTGTGGATGACCCAGTCGGCGGGCAGGTCGTAACCCGCGGTCGGCACGGCCTCGCCCACGGGAAGCCCGTCGGGGAGCTCGGTGCGACGCAGGTCCATGCACTCGGCGAGCAGGCCCGGGCCGGCGGCCCGGTGGATGGCGCCGTCGACCCCGCCGCCACCGAGCAGCGAGGAGTTGGCGGCGTTGACGATGGCGTCCACCCGTTCGCGGGTGATGTCCCCGAGGACCGCGTCGATCTTCATGCCTCGATCATGCCCGCGGCCCGCCGGGCCACAACCCGGCGGGCCCGCCGGGTCCCGGCGCGAGGGCCCGCA
The sequence above is a segment of the Georgenia faecalis genome. Coding sequences within it:
- a CDS encoding O-acetyl-ADP-ribose deacetylase, with protein sequence MKIDAVLGDITRERVDAIVNAANSSLLGGGGVDGAIHRAAGPGLLAECMDLRRTELPDGLPVGEAVPTAGYDLPADWVIHTVGPNAHRGERDPALLAACFTHALGVAVAVGARTVAFPAISAGAYGWDAADVARIAVAAVRGFGDAEAIDAVRFVLFSPGVHRAFETALAA